The DNA segment AGACAAGGCAAGGCAAGGTAAGGTAAGGCAAGGCAAGCACTCCCGTGAATTCGTTCGTCTAGGACTGTGCAGCGGGAGAAACGAAATCCGCGATTTGAAAATCGAGCTCTACATCGAGTACGTCGAGTTCCGTAACCGCCGCGGGCATACCCAGCAGTGCGCTCAAATTCGGCGTCGTACGTCCCTCATCGCCGGAGATAAGCTCCTTCA comes from the Methanomicrobia archaeon genome and includes:
- a CDS encoding tRNA pseudouridine(54/55) synthase Pus10 codes for the protein KELISGDEGRTTPNLSALLGMPAAVTELDVLDVELDFQIADFVSPAAQS